From one Butyricimonas faecihominis genomic stretch:
- a CDS encoding tetratricopeptide repeat protein, producing MKSLFGMVYFQKFLNVVLLSRITPVAPKGMVAAFSTYSGNVLRDNEEGNLRVKLIHDKNINRKRILRTIVCILLCLLGISRVSIAQQEDNLLRREYQMAMEEHMKNMIAALSMYSSDIYYEKENVLRTRRVKLIRLFFRSEQAKMYDFLKIGVETQDNYLDVMEFLRTIPVVLPRVTFNMSVEEISPYVRLASGEFKLPVKVAITFVDLNTDQEKTMPSRMYNVYYWQAEDGDFAVSSMDLLREEQQTLSGITTGFISGKTYKEYEKMANEFYDKKNYTEALKYYKLSALGNDGNILNQLGYMYLTGEGVEADDSEAAKWFRKAAEAGNVTGQYNLGWMYETGRGVTKNIILAKRWYEKAAAQNDGDAQSRLGDIYYNGDGITKDYAKAREWYLKAAGQGNMYGEFGIGLLYEFGCGLTKNMDKAAEWYLKAANRGYDRAIEKLKVLSGITTGFTSGKTYKEYEKMADEFYDKRNYTEALKYYKLSALGNDGNILNQLGYMYLTGEGVEADDSEAAKWFRKAAEAGNVTGQYNLGWMYETGLGVTKNIILAKRWYEKAAAQNDGDAQSRLGDIYYNGDGITKDYTKAREWYLKAAGQGNMYGEFGIGLLYEFGCGLTKNIDKAAEWYRRAANRGMERAKTKLKELGR from the coding sequence ATGAAGTCGTTGTTTGGAATGGTGTATTTTCAAAAGTTTTTAAACGTGGTGCTGTTATCGAGGATTACCCCGGTTGCCCCAAAGGGGATGGTGGCCGCTTTTTCGACGTATAGCGGAAATGTCCTTCGTGATAATGAGGAGGGAAACCTACGTGTGAAGTTAATTCATGATAAGAATATAAATAGAAAGAGAATATTGAGAACGATAGTCTGTATTCTGTTGTGTTTGTTGGGGATAAGCCGGGTTTCAATTGCCCAACAGGAAGATAATTTGTTGCGGCGGGAGTATCAGATGGCGATGGAGGAGCACATGAAAAATATGATTGCTGCATTATCTATGTACAGTTCGGATATTTATTACGAGAAGGAGAACGTGTTGAGAACAAGGCGGGTAAAGTTGATTCGATTATTCTTCCGGTCGGAGCAAGCCAAAATGTACGATTTCTTGAAGATCGGGGTGGAAACTCAGGATAATTATCTGGATGTAATGGAGTTTCTAAGGACAATTCCGGTGGTCTTGCCCCGGGTGACGTTTAACATGAGTGTAGAGGAGATTTCTCCGTACGTGCGTTTGGCAAGCGGGGAGTTTAAACTGCCTGTGAAGGTTGCCATTACGTTTGTTGACCTGAACACTGATCAGGAGAAAACGATGCCATCGAGGATGTATAACGTATACTACTGGCAAGCGGAGGATGGTGATTTTGCCGTTTCTTCAATGGATTTACTGCGGGAAGAACAACAGACATTATCGGGGATAACTACTGGTTTTATTTCTGGTAAGACGTACAAGGAATACGAGAAGATGGCGAATGAATTTTACGATAAAAAGAATTACACGGAGGCTTTGAAATATTATAAATTGTCTGCCCTAGGTAATGACGGAAATATACTAAATCAATTGGGGTACATGTATTTGACTGGTGAGGGTGTTGAAGCGGATGATTCGGAGGCAGCGAAATGGTTCCGAAAAGCTGCTGAGGCTGGGAATGTTACAGGACAGTATAATCTGGGTTGGATGTATGAGACTGGACGAGGGGTAACGAAGAATATTATTTTGGCTAAACGATGGTATGAAAAAGCGGCAGCACAGAATGATGGCGATGCACAAAGTCGGCTGGGGGATATTTATTATAATGGAGATGGTATTACTAAAGATTATGCTAAGGCTAGAGAGTGGTATCTGAAAGCGGCAGGTCAGGGTAACATGTACGGGGAATTTGGTATAGGCTTGTTGTATGAATTTGGTTGCGGGTTGACTAAGAATATGGATAAAGCAGCAGAGTGGTATCTAAAAGCGGCGAATCGTGGATATGATAGGGCTATTGAGAAACTCAAGGTATTATCGGGGATAACTACTGGTTTTACTTCCGGTAAGACGTACAAGGAATACGAGAAGATGGCGGATGAATTTTACGATAAAAGGAATTACACGGAGGCTTTGAAATATTATAAATTGTCTGCCCTGGGTAATGACGGAAATATACTAAATCAATTGGGATACATGTATTTGACTGGTGAGGGTGTTGAAGCGGATGATTCGGAGGCAGCGAAATGGTTCCGAAAAGCTGCAGAGGCTGGGAATGTTACAGGACAGTATAATCTGGGTTGGATGTATGAGACTGGACTAGGGGTAACGAAGAATATCATTTTGGCTAAACGATGGTATGAAAAAGCGGCAGCACAGAATGATGGCGATGCACAAAGTCGGCTGGGGGATATTTATTATAATGGAGATGGTATTACCAAAGATTATACTAAGGCTAGAGAGTGGTATCTGAAAGCGGCAGGTCAGGGTAACATGTACGGGGAATTTGGTATAGGCTTGTTGTATGAATTTGGTTGCGGGTTGACTAAGAATATAGACAAGGCTGCAGAATGGTATCGTCGAGCGGCGAATCGGGGGATGGAACGGGCGAAGACCAAATTGAAGGAGTTGGGACGATAA
- a CDS encoding tetratricopeptide repeat protein — MRNRTISIVCMLLCLLGISRVSFGQQEDDLLRREYQVAMEEHVQNMIAALSMYSSDIYYENENVLRTRRVKLIRVFFRSEQAKMYDFLKIGVETQDNYLDVMEFLRTIPVVLPRVTFNMSVEEISPYVRLASGEFKLPVKVAITFVDLNTNQERTMPSRVYNVYCWQSENGNFAVSSMDLLREQQQTVVRNEGNASEWIAQGDKYYNAKNYTSALTYYKQAAEAGNARAATMVGWIYKKGLGVTENAVEAVKWYRMAANGGNASGQVNLGDAYYTGEGVTKDYNEAFKWFMQAAQQGNSTGQSWLAIMYRYGFGVTKDETEAVKWYRKAADQGSDFGQYYLAEMYENGYGVEKNMTEARRWYQKAADQGYQKAKDKLVSLEVGVSASASEIGDWKSKAYKYYNDKQYREAMTWFRKAADAGDAGAQYFMGVMYFCGLDVAKDHKEAVKWYKQSALGGDMYGQYSFGEMRENGWGIEKNMAEAKTWYQKSADQGYDRAIEKLKELSGTTTSSTSGKTYKEYEKMADEFYDKKNYTEALKYYKLSAPGNDGGVLNRLGYMDSAGVGVDVNASEAVKWFRKSAEQGYMIGQYNMGLMYELGRGIGKDVNEAIRWYRKAADQGYQNAKDKLATLSDTGTTLSKTEIKYYVDKADKYYKEKNFQEALKNYLIAANAGDDYAQNWVGWMYKNAEGVERNYMESYKWNMKSAESGNAYAMNSLGILFENGQGVEVNLPKAVEWYRKAANAGNVHGQYNLGRMYENGRGVTKNIILAKQWYEKAAAQNNSDAQSSLGTIYYNGEGVTKDYAKAMEWYRKAADQGNMYGEFNIGLLYEFGYGVTKNLDEAAKWYRRAANRGMERAKTKLQELGR; from the coding sequence ATGAGAAATCGGACGATAAGTATTGTCTGTATGCTGTTATGTTTGTTGGGAATAAGCCGGGTTTCGTTTGGTCAACAGGAAGATGATTTGTTGCGGCGGGAGTATCAGGTGGCGATGGAGGAACACGTGCAAAATATGATTGCAGCATTATCCATGTACAGTTCGGATATTTATTACGAGAATGAGAACGTGTTGAGGACAAGGCGGGTGAAGTTGATCCGGGTGTTCTTCCGGTCGGAGCAAGCCAAAATGTACGATTTCTTGAAGATCGGGGTGGAAACTCAGGATAATTATCTGGATGTAATGGAGTTTCTAAGGACAATTCCGGTAGTCTTGCCCCGGGTGACGTTTAACATGAGCGTGGAGGAAATTTCCCCGTATGTGCGTTTGGCGAGTGGAGAGTTTAAATTGCCGGTAAAGGTTGCCATCACGTTTGTTGACTTGAACACGAATCAAGAGAGAACAATGCCGTCAAGGGTGTATAACGTGTACTGCTGGCAGTCAGAAAATGGTAACTTTGCCGTATCCTCGATGGATTTGTTGCGGGAACAGCAACAGACGGTGGTCAGGAACGAGGGCAATGCGAGCGAGTGGATAGCGCAAGGAGATAAATATTACAATGCCAAGAATTACACTTCGGCTTTGACCTATTATAAACAGGCCGCGGAGGCTGGGAATGCTAGGGCGGCGACGATGGTCGGGTGGATATACAAAAAAGGACTTGGGGTGACGGAGAATGCGGTAGAGGCGGTGAAATGGTATCGTATGGCAGCAAATGGCGGTAATGCTTCCGGGCAGGTGAATCTGGGTGATGCGTATTATACGGGAGAAGGGGTGACGAAGGATTATAACGAGGCATTCAAATGGTTCATGCAGGCAGCCCAGCAAGGGAATAGTACCGGGCAGAGTTGGCTTGCTATCATGTACCGGTATGGTTTCGGTGTGACGAAGGATGAAACCGAGGCCGTTAAATGGTATCGAAAAGCTGCGGATCAGGGAAGTGATTTTGGCCAGTATTATTTGGCAGAAATGTATGAAAACGGATACGGGGTTGAAAAAAATATGACGGAGGCTAGGAGATGGTATCAGAAAGCGGCTGATCAAGGGTATCAAAAAGCCAAAGATAAGTTGGTCAGTCTGGAGGTTGGTGTATCGGCTTCTGCCAGTGAAATTGGAGATTGGAAGAGCAAGGCTTACAAGTATTATAATGATAAACAGTATCGAGAGGCGATGACGTGGTTCCGAAAAGCTGCCGACGCTGGTGATGCGGGTGCGCAGTACTTTATGGGGGTGATGTATTTTTGTGGGTTGGATGTTGCGAAGGATCATAAGGAAGCCGTGAAATGGTATAAACAGTCGGCTCTCGGTGGTGATATGTACGGGCAATATTCTTTCGGTGAGATGCGTGAGAATGGTTGGGGAATAGAGAAAAATATGGCGGAGGCCAAAACGTGGTATCAGAAATCGGCTGATCAAGGATATGATCGGGCTATTGAGAAACTAAAGGAGTTATCGGGGACGACTACAAGTTCTACTTCCGGCAAGACGTACAAGGAATACGAGAAAATGGCGGATGAGTTCTACGATAAAAAGAATTACACGGAAGCATTGAAATATTATAAATTGTCAGCTCCGGGTAATGATGGGGGGGTACTCAATCGTTTGGGGTACATGGATTCGGCGGGTGTCGGTGTTGATGTGAATGCATCGGAAGCGGTGAAATGGTTCCGCAAATCGGCAGAGCAGGGATATATGATCGGGCAATATAATATGGGATTGATGTACGAGCTGGGAAGAGGTATTGGGAAGGATGTGAATGAGGCGATCCGTTGGTATCGTAAGGCTGCGGATCAAGGGTATCAAAATGCCAAGGATAAGCTGGCAACCCTGTCAGACACGGGAACAACTTTATCCAAGACGGAGATTAAATATTACGTGGATAAGGCGGATAAATATTACAAAGAGAAGAACTTTCAAGAAGCACTGAAGAATTACTTGATAGCCGCAAATGCCGGGGATGATTACGCTCAGAATTGGGTGGGATGGATGTATAAGAATGCAGAAGGGGTGGAGCGGAATTATATGGAATCATACAAGTGGAATATGAAATCGGCTGAGAGTGGAAATGCTTATGCAATGAATAGCTTGGGTATTTTGTTCGAGAACGGGCAAGGGGTGGAGGTAAATCTTCCGAAAGCGGTGGAATGGTACCGGAAAGCTGCAAATGCGGGGAATGTGCATGGACAGTATAATTTGGGACGTATGTATGAAAATGGACGAGGGGTAACGAAGAATATTATTTTGGCGAAACAGTGGTATGAAAAAGCGGCAGCACAGAATAATAGTGATGCGCAGAGTAGTTTGGGAACGATCTATTATAATGGAGAGGGCGTTACCAAGGATTACGCTAAAGCTATGGAGTGGTATCGGAAAGCGGCTGATCAAGGTAATATGTACGGGGAGTTTAACATTGGCTTGTTGTATGAATTCGGTTACGGGGTGACCAAGAATCTGGATGAAGCTGCCAAGTGGTATCGTCGGGCGGCGAATCGGGGGATGGAACGGGCGAAGACCAAATTACAGGAGTTGGGACGATAA
- a CDS encoding GNAT family N-acetyltransferase translates to MKIRKANLNDVNLLIVLRLDFLRMNGANFTVEEQIAIVAQMRNYFQKHIPLGDFIACLAEENGQVASAAYVVIEERPANGSFITGIVGNLINVLTYPEYRHAGLATRVIGVLIEECRQLGVSAIDLDATEMGRGVYERLGFKVMRDVAMRLKL, encoded by the coding sequence ATGAAGATAAGGAAAGCCAATCTAAATGATGTTAATCTATTGATTGTTCTCCGGTTGGATTTTCTCCGGATGAACGGGGCGAATTTTACGGTGGAGGAACAAATAGCTATCGTTGCACAGATGCGGAATTATTTCCAAAAGCATATCCCTTTGGGTGATTTTATCGCCTGTTTGGCCGAGGAAAATGGGCAGGTGGCGAGTGCTGCATACGTGGTTATCGAGGAGAGACCGGCAAATGGTTCATTTATAACGGGGATTGTAGGGAATTTAATAAATGTGCTGACTTATCCCGAGTATCGTCATGCCGGGCTTGCGACGCGGGTGATCGGGGTGTTGATCGAGGAATGTCGTCAATTAGGAGTTTCCGCGATAGATTTGGATGCGACTGAAATGGGACGCGGGGTGTACGAACGATTGGGATTTAAGGTGATGCGTGATGTTGCGATGAGATTGAAGTTGTGA
- a CDS encoding anaerobic C4-dicarboxylate transporter family protein produces MILQLAFVLTAIIIGARLGGIGLGVMGGIGLGILTFVFGLQPTAPPIDVMLMIVAVISAAACMQAAGGLDLMVKVAERLLRKNPAHVTILSPLVTYAFTFIAGTGHVAYSVLPVIAEVATETKIRPERPLGIAVIASQQAITASPISAATVALLGLLAGFDISLFDILKITIPATLIGVLVGAFFSMKVGKELVDDPEYQKRLKEGVFNDKKYELKDVANQRRASLSVFVFIIATVFIVLFGSFDTMRPSFMINGEQVLLDMPSIIEILMLSAAAIILLITRTDGLKAAQGSVFGAGMQAVVAIFGIAWMGDTFLQGNMAELKSSIEEVVRQMPWLFGIALFVMSILLYSQAATVRALMPLGIALGISPYMLIAMFPAVNGYFFIPNYPTVVAAINFDRTGTTRIGKYVLNHSFMMPGLVATIVAVGLGLLFIQIF; encoded by the coding sequence ATGATTTTACAACTAGCTTTCGTTTTAACAGCAATCATCATCGGAGCGCGTCTAGGTGGTATCGGACTGGGTGTCATGGGAGGTATTGGATTGGGAATTCTGACATTCGTGTTCGGCTTGCAACCCACGGCCCCGCCTATTGATGTTATGCTTATGATCGTGGCGGTTATATCCGCGGCAGCATGTATGCAGGCAGCCGGAGGATTGGATCTTATGGTTAAGGTGGCCGAACGCTTATTAAGAAAGAATCCGGCACACGTCACAATTCTAAGCCCGTTAGTAACTTACGCATTCACGTTTATCGCTGGTACCGGCCACGTTGCCTATTCCGTACTTCCGGTGATCGCTGAAGTTGCCACGGAAACCAAGATTCGCCCGGAACGTCCCCTGGGAATTGCCGTGATCGCTTCCCAACAAGCCATTACCGCCAGTCCAATTTCTGCTGCCACGGTAGCATTACTGGGCTTGCTAGCCGGTTTTGACATTAGTTTGTTTGACATTTTGAAGATCACGATTCCCGCCACGCTAATCGGTGTACTCGTCGGTGCCTTCTTCTCCATGAAAGTCGGGAAAGAACTCGTTGATGACCCGGAATATCAAAAACGTTTGAAAGAAGGCGTGTTCAATGACAAGAAATACGAACTGAAAGACGTTGCCAACCAGAGAAGAGCAAGCCTGTCTGTTTTTGTTTTCATTATCGCCACGGTATTTATCGTGCTATTCGGTTCGTTTGATACCATGCGTCCTTCATTCATGATCAATGGCGAACAAGTATTATTAGATATGCCATCTATCATTGAAATATTAATGTTATCCGCGGCAGCTATCATATTATTAATAACTCGTACAGACGGGTTAAAAGCCGCACAAGGTTCCGTCTTCGGGGCCGGTATGCAAGCGGTAGTAGCCATCTTCGGAATCGCCTGGATGGGAGATACTTTCTTGCAAGGCAACATGGCAGAATTAAAATCTTCTATCGAAGAAGTCGTTAGACAAATGCCCTGGTTGTTCGGTATAGCCCTGTTCGTGATGTCTATCTTGTTGTACAGCCAAGCCGCTACCGTCCGGGCGCTCATGCCTCTCGGCATAGCCTTGGGAATATCGCCTTACATGCTGATCGCCATGTTCCCGGCCGTCAACGGGTATTTCTTTATCCCGAACTACCCCACCGTGGTAGCCGCCATTAACTTCGACCGAACGGGTACAACTCGAATCGGCAAATACGTGCTGAACCACTCGTTCATGATGCCCGGACTTGTCGCGACCATCGTGGCCGTTGGACTTGGACTGCTCTTTATACAGATTTTTTAA
- the ansB gene encoding L-asparaginase 2, translated as MKMFKNLSLLVALVLFSVATTFAQKLPNIHILATGGTIAGTGASSTGTNYTAGQVAIGTLLSAVPEIQKIANVTGEQIVKIGSQDMTDDVWLTLAKTINKLLARKDIDGIVITHGTDTMEETAYFLNLVVKSNKPVVLVGAMRPSTALSADGPLNLYNAVVVAGAKESMGKGVLVSMNGIILGAHSVLKMNTIDVQTFQAPNSGALGYVYNGKVFYNQSPLKKHTSQSIFDVTNLNSLPKVGIVYSYSNMEGDVVKMMANSGYKGIIHAGLGNGNIHKNVFPELINARNKGILIVRSTRVPTGPTTLDAEVDDNQYKFIASQELNPQKSRILLMLALTKTNDWKQIQQYFNEY; from the coding sequence ATGAAAATGTTTAAGAATTTAAGTTTGCTGGTAGCCCTAGTGCTATTCTCTGTTGCGACCACGTTCGCACAAAAGTTGCCTAACATCCATATTCTGGCAACAGGAGGTACGATCGCCGGAACCGGAGCTTCTTCAACCGGGACCAATTACACAGCCGGACAGGTTGCCATCGGTACACTTTTATCGGCTGTACCCGAAATTCAGAAAATAGCCAATGTAACCGGAGAACAAATCGTTAAGATCGGTTCACAGGATATGACGGATGACGTGTGGTTGACACTTGCCAAAACAATCAACAAATTATTGGCAAGAAAAGACATTGACGGAATCGTGATCACCCACGGAACCGACACGATGGAAGAAACCGCCTATTTCTTGAATCTTGTCGTGAAAAGTAACAAACCGGTTGTACTTGTAGGTGCCATGCGTCCCTCTACCGCTCTTAGCGCTGACGGTCCGTTAAACTTATACAATGCCGTCGTTGTTGCAGGAGCAAAAGAATCCATGGGTAAAGGAGTTTTAGTTTCCATGAATGGTATTATTCTCGGAGCTCACAGTGTTTTAAAAATGAACACGATTGATGTTCAAACATTCCAAGCACCGAATTCAGGAGCCCTTGGCTATGTTTACAACGGCAAAGTATTCTACAATCAATCTCCGTTAAAAAAACACACCAGTCAATCCATATTTGATGTGACGAACTTGAACTCTCTTCCGAAAGTGGGCATCGTGTACAGCTATTCAAACATGGAAGGTGACGTTGTTAAAATGATGGCTAATAGCGGTTACAAGGGAATTATCCACGCCGGATTAGGTAACGGAAACATCCACAAAAACGTGTTCCCGGAATTAATCAACGCACGTAACAAGGGAATTCTTATCGTACGTTCCACCCGTGTGCCGACAGGACCGACCACGCTTGACGCTGAAGTAGATGACAATCAATACAAATTCATCGCTTCTCAAGAATTGAACCCACAAAAATCAAGAATCCTCTTGATGTTAGCTTTGACTAAGACTAACGATTGGAAACAGATCCAACAATATTTCAACGAATATTAA
- a CDS encoding porin, with translation MKKLALLILVMGCAAGAFAQNATNEKTLFERVTQIEKKMDWFNFYLNMQGSFDASFNYDQSGLSEAAFKMRQFRIEAKGNITPWLSYRWRQRLNRGNNGGNNIDNMPTSIDIAGIGVKLNDQFSFFAGKQCAAYGGIEFDLNPIEIYEYSDMIENMSNFMTGLNIAYQICDNHQLQFQILDSRNGSQDETYGPGFEKSRAPLLYTLNWNGNLFDGIYKTRWSASVMSETKDKQMYYYALGNDFTFSKKVNMFVDFMYSDEQIDRKGIITGMLENKDAALLDGHNALDAEYLSVVTKVNYRFQPKWNAFVKGMYETASVSKTRGDIEKGNYRTSYGYLAGIEYYPLEDSNLHFFCTFVGRSYKFTDRVAQKGYNTQRLEVGFIYQLPMF, from the coding sequence ATGAAAAAATTAGCTTTATTAATACTTGTTATGGGTTGCGCAGCAGGTGCTTTCGCACAAAATGCCACGAACGAAAAGACTCTTTTCGAACGAGTAACCCAAATAGAGAAAAAAATGGACTGGTTCAACTTCTATTTGAACATGCAAGGTTCTTTTGATGCCAGTTTCAACTATGACCAAAGCGGACTGAGCGAGGCTGCATTCAAGATGCGTCAATTCCGTATTGAAGCAAAAGGTAACATCACCCCTTGGTTGTCCTATCGCTGGAGACAACGTCTGAACCGTGGGAACAACGGTGGTAACAATATCGACAACATGCCTACTTCCATTGACATCGCAGGTATTGGGGTAAAATTAAATGACCAGTTCTCATTCTTTGCCGGAAAACAATGTGCCGCTTATGGTGGTATCGAATTCGACTTGAACCCGATCGAAATCTACGAATATAGCGATATGATCGAGAACATGAGTAACTTCATGACCGGTTTGAACATCGCTTACCAGATTTGTGACAACCATCAACTTCAATTCCAAATTTTGGATAGCCGTAACGGTTCTCAGGATGAAACATACGGTCCCGGATTTGAAAAAAGCCGTGCCCCACTCTTGTACACGTTAAACTGGAATGGTAACTTGTTCGATGGAATCTATAAAACTCGTTGGTCAGCATCCGTGATGTCCGAAACAAAAGATAAGCAAATGTATTATTATGCTTTAGGTAACGATTTCACGTTCTCTAAAAAAGTAAATATGTTTGTAGACTTCATGTATTCTGACGAACAAATCGACCGAAAAGGTATCATTACCGGTATGCTAGAAAACAAAGATGCCGCTCTTCTTGACGGTCACAATGCACTTGATGCAGAATACCTATCCGTGGTGACAAAAGTAAACTACCGTTTCCAACCGAAATGGAATGCTTTCGTGAAGGGAATGTATGAAACGGCCTCCGTGTCAAAAACACGTGGTGACATCGAAAAAGGAAACTATCGTACTTCTTACGGTTACTTGGCCGGTATCGAATACTACCCGTTAGAAGACAGCAACCTGCATTTCTTCTGTACCTTCGTGGGACGTTCTTACAAATTTACTGATCGTGTCGCTCAAAAAGGATACAACACGCAAAGATTGGAAGTCGGGTTTATATACCAATTACCGATGTTCTAA
- a CDS encoding OmpA family protein, with protein MKKTNLLTILVLSASIIFSGCASMSNTGKGAAIGAGGGAALGAGIGALVGKGKGAAIGAAVGGAVGAGTGALIGRKMDKQKKELEAIEGAQVETVTDANDLQAIKVTFDNGILFATNSSQLSSSSRDALTKFATSLKNSPETDITIYGHTDNTGTRAVNERISKERAEAVANFLVGNGIARNRITTEGLAFDQPVADNSTAEGRAKNRRVEVYITASANMIKQAEEGTLK; from the coding sequence ATGAAAAAAACTAATCTACTCACTATTTTAGTATTAAGCGCAAGCATTATTTTTTCAGGATGTGCATCCATGAGCAACACGGGCAAAGGCGCTGCCATCGGGGCCGGTGGTGGAGCCGCACTTGGAGCCGGTATCGGAGCCTTGGTTGGTAAAGGTAAGGGAGCTGCCATCGGGGCTGCCGTGGGAGGAGCTGTTGGAGCTGGAACAGGGGCTTTAATCGGCAGAAAGATGGATAAACAGAAAAAAGAGTTAGAAGCCATTGAAGGAGCTCAGGTTGAAACTGTTACAGATGCAAATGACCTACAAGCCATTAAAGTAACTTTTGACAACGGCATATTGTTCGCCACGAACTCTAGCCAATTAAGTTCATCTTCCAGAGATGCCTTGACAAAATTTGCCACGTCGTTAAAGAATTCTCCGGAAACAGACATCACGATCTACGGCCACACGGATAACACCGGAACCCGTGCCGTAAATGAAAGAATATCCAAAGAACGTGCGGAAGCTGTTGCAAACTTCCTAGTTGGAAACGGGATTGCCCGCAACAGAATCACCACGGAAGGCCTAGCATTCGATCAACCGGTAGCTGACAATAGTACAGCAGAAGGACGTGCTAAAAACCGTCGTGTCGAAGTATATATCACGGCAAGCGCAAACATGATCAAACAAGCAGAAGAAGGTACCTTGAAATAA
- a CDS encoding porin, whose protein sequence is MKRKKLLLITLLALSLQSLSAQGLLSHLNDTTNGRSLFERVSNIEKKNNTFNLKLHMQATFNSAFTDGTFEQAAFKMNQLRLEARGDINDWLSYRWRQRLNSSNTPHALDNLPSSIDYAMISVRLTDQFVTSIGKQAAAYGGFEYDLDPIEIYQYSDMIDYMLFDFMTGITFSYQVTPTQEIALQVVNSRTASMDDIYGQLPEDVEESRAPLAYTANWNGNFFSDKFRTRWSYSLLSLAKGYNNHFYAIGNELDLGKFNMYLDFYLSDEELDNRGIISSLYRLQGEADCIKNARYESWVTKLNYRFQPKWNIFVKGMYENASVYKHSDQLEKGKYRTAYGYFGGIEYYPTTENLHFFASYIGRSYRFTDKAKTLGAENYSTSTLSIGLIYHIPLF, encoded by the coding sequence ATGAAAAGAAAAAAACTATTACTAATCACGCTATTAGCACTATCATTACAGAGTCTGTCAGCCCAAGGTCTGTTATCCCATCTAAACGACACGACAAACGGGCGCTCTCTTTTTGAAAGAGTATCGAATATCGAAAAAAAGAATAATACTTTTAACCTGAAACTGCACATGCAAGCCACATTCAACAGTGCATTCACAGACGGAACATTCGAGCAAGCAGCCTTCAAAATGAACCAGCTTCGATTAGAAGCCCGGGGGGACATCAATGACTGGCTTTCTTACCGTTGGCGTCAACGCCTGAACAGCAGTAACACGCCCCACGCACTGGATAACCTTCCCTCCTCCATCGATTATGCCATGATCTCTGTACGCCTGACTGATCAGTTTGTCACCTCCATCGGGAAACAGGCGGCAGCATACGGGGGGTTCGAATATGATCTGGATCCGATTGAAATCTACCAGTACAGTGACATGATCGATTACATGCTCTTCGATTTCATGACCGGAATCACGTTCTCTTATCAAGTCACCCCTACCCAAGAAATAGCCTTACAAGTCGTGAACAGCCGGACGGCTTCCATGGATGATATTTACGGGCAACTCCCGGAAGACGTGGAAGAAAGTCGTGCGCCCCTCGCTTACACGGCCAACTGGAACGGCAATTTCTTCAGCGATAAATTTAGAACCCGTTGGTCATATTCCTTGCTCAGTCTGGCAAAAGGATATAACAATCATTTTTATGCCATCGGTAACGAATTAGATCTGGGAAAGTTCAACATGTACCTCGATTTCTACCTTTCCGATGAAGAACTGGATAACCGAGGTATTATTTCAAGCCTCTACCGACTTCAAGGAGAGGCAGATTGCATCAAAAATGCTCGTTACGAATCTTGGGTCACCAAATTAAACTATCGTTTCCAGCCCAAATGGAATATTTTCGTGAAAGGAATGTACGAAAATGCCTCTGTTTACAAGCATTCCGATCAACTGGAGAAAGGCAAATACCGGACGGCTTACGGGTATTTCGGTGGTATCGAATACTATCCCACCACGGAAAATCTACATTTCTTCGCATCGTACATCGGACGTTCTTATCGATTCACGGACAAGGCCAAAACATTAGGAGCCGAGAACTACTCTACATCAACTTTATCCATCGGGCTAATTTACCATATCCCGCTGTTTTAG